In a single window of the Anaerocolumna cellulosilytica genome:
- a CDS encoding S1C family serine protease has translation MSDDFFKKEQENSETNINTDKFGSSQSGEEVTGADTDKKDRDNKDAHKKDIDSMDTYKQDTDNRKYTNPFDKIGETTPAYSFWAEQIVASTNGHEDDMKQEDDNDIQQEGTGQQSARQEATINSSKIEGHIFNMSNETDKIQVKAKKKGLAGKAVKLVFGAVVFGLIAGGVFIGFNDIYYKLNPNAAPININIGGSAGNVWGFTPPKDQDKRLSATTVSQNIIEPKTDVTNVIQETMPSIVTITTTYTQSYYDWFGQQSDQEAQGGGSGIIVGKNDTELLIATNNHVVEGADPITVKFADGNDAEAIIKGTDATADLAVISIKLADIDADTQKSIQIAKLGDSENIKVGEMAIAIGNALGYGQSTTVGYISAKDREVKLDDKTMVLLQTDAAINPGNSGGALLNLKGEVIGINTVKYASSEVEGMGFAIPISRAIPIIEELKNREILADNEKGYLGVYIRDVTEEVAEMYNWPIGVYVKETAEGGSAAKAGILAGDIITKVNDTEITATTQLQEKVTSYRIGTEITVTVMRSINGKFEEKQIKVTLSGYPETIRTN, from the coding sequence ATGTCAGATGATTTTTTTAAAAAAGAACAGGAAAATTCTGAAACAAATATAAATACAGATAAATTTGGCAGTTCTCAGTCAGGTGAGGAGGTTACAGGAGCAGACACTGATAAAAAAGATAGAGACAATAAAGATGCACACAAGAAAGATATAGATTCTATGGATACGTACAAGCAAGATACAGATAATAGAAAGTATACGAATCCCTTTGATAAAATTGGTGAAACCACACCTGCTTACAGTTTTTGGGCTGAACAAATTGTTGCTTCTACCAACGGACATGAAGATGATATGAAACAAGAGGATGATAATGATATACAACAAGAGGGTACCGGGCAACAAAGTGCAAGACAGGAAGCGACTATTAATTCATCCAAAATTGAAGGCCATATTTTTAATATGTCAAATGAAACAGATAAGATACAGGTAAAGGCAAAGAAGAAAGGACTGGCAGGGAAAGCAGTAAAGTTAGTTTTTGGAGCTGTTGTATTTGGATTGATTGCCGGTGGGGTTTTTATCGGTTTTAATGATATCTATTATAAGTTAAATCCCAATGCAGCTCCGATTAACATTAATATAGGAGGGTCTGCCGGAAATGTATGGGGGTTTACACCTCCTAAGGATCAGGATAAGAGATTATCTGCAACAACTGTTTCACAGAATATAATTGAACCCAAGACAGATGTAACAAATGTGATTCAGGAAACAATGCCGTCTATTGTTACAATAACCACTACTTATACTCAATCCTACTATGACTGGTTTGGTCAGCAGTCAGATCAAGAGGCTCAGGGAGGTGGTTCCGGCATTATTGTCGGTAAGAACGATACAGAGTTATTGATTGCCACGAACAACCATGTGGTAGAGGGAGCAGATCCAATCACTGTAAAATTCGCTGACGGAAATGATGCAGAAGCAATTATTAAAGGGACAGATGCTACCGCAGATTTAGCAGTAATATCAATTAAACTTGCAGATATTGATGCGGACACACAAAAATCCATACAAATTGCAAAATTGGGAGACTCTGAGAATATTAAAGTTGGTGAAATGGCGATTGCCATTGGTAATGCGTTAGGGTATGGGCAATCCACCACCGTGGGTTATATCAGCGCAAAAGACCGTGAAGTAAAATTAGATGACAAAACCATGGTATTGCTTCAGACTGACGCAGCGATTAATCCTGGTAATAGCGGTGGTGCTTTACTGAACTTAAAAGGTGAGGTTATAGGTATTAATACAGTTAAATATGCTTCCAGTGAGGTGGAAGGTATGGGATTTGCTATTCCTATATCCAGAGCCATTCCTATTATAGAAGAGCTAAAGAACCGAGAAATACTTGCTGATAACGAAAAAGGCTATCTGGGGGTATATATTCGTGATGTTACTGAAGAAGTTGCTGAAATGTACAATTGGCCCATTGGTGTTTATGTTAAAGAAACGGCAGAAGGTGGAAGCGCAGCCAAGGCAGGTATATTAGCAGGTGATATTATTACCAAAGTAAATGACACAGAAATTACTGCTACCACTCAATTGCAGGAAAAAGTAACATCCTATCGGATTGGAACCGAGATTACTGTAACTGTGATGAGAAGTATAAACGGAAAATTTGAAGAAAAGCAAATAAAGGTAACCTTAAGTGGTTATCCTGAAACTATAAGGACGAATTAA
- a CDS encoding undecaprenyl-phosphate glucose phosphotransferase, which produces MIRDNQKILNRIHVIVDGILLALSYVFSYYLRFYSPLRYFLLFDEKARFYPLVKYSEILIFLIPGYLIIYYACNLYTSKRIQSLRVGLWNIIKANFFGTFYFTFILYVTNETHISRFLIFVFFITNIVFDTIFRALLSYSLRAARKKGYNLKHIVLVGYSPAAEAYIDRILVNPQWGYYIHGILDDTMEQGTQYKNIKVIGTIDTLLEILPQNRLDEIAITLSIDEYSKLGQIVGLCEKSGVHTKFIPDYQNFFPTVPYTEDLDGLPVINIRNVPLSNTFNRVVKRIVDIFGFFASLLVFGIPMIVVAIIIKCTSPGPIIFTQVRIGRHNKEFKMYKFRSMEVQSELKEKKAWTTFNDPRVTKIGKFIRKTSIDELPQLFNVLKGEMSMVGPRPERPFFVEKFKEEIPRYMIKHQVQPGLTGWAQINGFRGDTSIRKRIECDLYYIENWTLGLDFKILFLTIFKGFINKNAY; this is translated from the coding sequence ATGATAAGAGATAATCAAAAAATATTAAATCGGATACATGTAATTGTTGATGGTATCCTTTTAGCACTTTCCTATGTTTTTTCCTATTATTTAAGATTTTACAGCCCCCTGCGGTACTTTCTGCTGTTTGATGAAAAAGCACGATTTTACCCACTAGTAAAGTATTCAGAAATTTTAATATTTTTAATTCCCGGTTATTTAATTATATACTATGCTTGTAATTTGTATACTTCTAAGAGGATACAAAGCCTTCGGGTGGGCTTATGGAACATTATTAAAGCCAACTTTTTTGGAACATTTTATTTTACCTTTATTCTGTATGTTACGAACGAGACCCATATTTCCCGTTTTCTGATTTTCGTATTCTTTATAACAAATATTGTTTTTGACACTATATTTCGTGCTCTCTTATCTTATTCCTTAAGAGCGGCCAGGAAAAAAGGATATAATTTAAAACACATTGTTCTCGTAGGTTACAGTCCGGCTGCTGAAGCTTATATTGACAGGATTTTAGTAAATCCCCAATGGGGCTACTATATCCACGGTATATTAGATGATACTATGGAACAGGGTACTCAATATAAAAATATAAAGGTGATTGGAACCATTGATACCTTACTTGAAATACTCCCTCAAAACCGTCTAGACGAAATAGCAATTACATTAAGTATTGATGAATACTCAAAATTAGGACAGATTGTTGGATTATGTGAAAAATCCGGGGTACATACCAAATTCATTCCTGATTATCAAAACTTTTTCCCGACAGTGCCTTATACAGAAGACTTAGACGGACTCCCTGTTATTAATATTCGTAACGTTCCTTTAAGTAATACCTTTAACCGGGTTGTAAAACGTATTGTTGATATTTTTGGTTTTTTTGCTTCATTATTGGTGTTTGGAATACCAATGATAGTGGTGGCGATTATTATTAAATGTACTTCTCCCGGCCCGATTATTTTTACACAAGTCAGAATCGGAAGGCATAATAAAGAATTTAAGATGTATAAGTTTCGCTCCATGGAAGTTCAGTCTGAATTAAAGGAAAAGAAAGCATGGACAACCTTTAATGACCCCAGGGTAACCAAAATTGGAAAATTCATTCGCAAAACCAGTATTGACGAGCTCCCTCAACTTTTCAATGTATTAAAAGGTGAAATGAGCATGGTAGGACCAAGACCGGAACGGCCTTTCTTTGTTGAAAAATTTAAAGAAGAGATTCCTCGTTATATGATTAAACATCAGGTTCAGCCAGGTCTTACCGGTTGGGCACAAATTAATGGTTTTCGCGGTGATACGTCCATCCGTAAACGTATTGAATGCGATTTGTATTATATAGAAAACTGGACTCTTGGTCTGGATTTCAAAATCTTATTCTTAACTATATTTAAAGGTTTTATTAATAAAAATGCTTACTAA
- a CDS encoding LCP family protein has translation MSQKRKKKRLKTKVLLFIDLLLLCIVIGIGYFVYITNKAQVDKSGDDSIVTNNPDNSDLEGYRNIAIFGVDSRQNALEKSTHTDTIIIASINRKTKDVKLASIFRDTYVDIPDYGFDKINAAYFKGGYPLALNTINTNFDLDVKEFVTVNFNALCNVIDLLGGITLDITDAELKYVNGYTKELNQINGTDVGKLKSAGTQVVNGTHATAYARIRYTKGGDFKRAERQRIVVEKILEKAKSADIKTINAIIDEIFPQIYTNLDSLKMLDLAKDILSYDIVDQIGFPFENRADYYKKISYVFPLDLSANVTELHNWLFDTTDYTPTDKVREISDKIKAITDGF, from the coding sequence ATGTCCCAAAAAAGAAAGAAAAAAAGATTAAAAACGAAGGTATTATTATTTATAGACTTATTACTGCTTTGTATTGTAATAGGCATTGGTTATTTTGTATATATTACAAATAAAGCGCAGGTTGATAAATCCGGAGATGATTCCATTGTCACAAACAATCCGGATAACAGCGATTTAGAAGGCTACCGTAACATTGCCATATTTGGAGTGGACTCCAGGCAAAATGCATTAGAGAAATCTACCCATACAGACACCATAATTATTGCTAGCATTAACCGAAAAACAAAGGATGTAAAGTTAGCTTCCATATTCCGTGATACCTATGTAGATATACCTGATTATGGTTTTGACAAGATTAATGCAGCTTACTTTAAAGGCGGTTATCCATTGGCTTTAAATACTATCAATACAAACTTTGACTTAGATGTTAAGGAATTTGTTACTGTTAATTTTAATGCACTCTGTAATGTCATAGATTTACTAGGCGGTATTACACTGGATATCACCGATGCTGAGTTAAAATACGTCAATGGTTATACCAAGGAACTAAACCAGATTAATGGTACTGATGTAGGAAAACTTAAGTCCGCCGGAACTCAAGTGGTAAATGGTACACATGCTACCGCTTATGCTCGAATCCGTTATACAAAAGGCGGGGATTTTAAACGTGCCGAACGTCAGAGAATTGTCGTTGAAAAAATTCTTGAGAAAGCAAAATCCGCTGACATTAAAACAATTAACGCTATAATAGATGAAATATTTCCTCAGATTTATACCAACTTAGATTCTTTGAAAATGCTTGACCTTGCAAAGGATATTTTATCCTATGACATTGTAGACCAAATTGGATTTCCGTTCGAAAATAGGGCAGATTATTATAAGAAAATATCTTACGTATTTCCCCTTGACTTATCTGCCAATGTTACAGAACTACACAACTGGTTATTTGATACTACCGATTATACTCCAACCGACAAAGTAAGAGAAATCAGCGATAAAATAAAAGCTATAACAGATGGTTTCTAA
- a CDS encoding CDP-glycerol glycerophosphotransferase family protein — MRNKIKRFLPANLLSLLKHGRYLIIIFLFRLFHLLPIRKRRIVLCNVWGFGDNAKYVAEELNRHQKEINDKKLPYEIIFITNHPSQACAPQGIKVFKTNTPAAILALATARVWVDNNRKESYIRKRKGQFYIQTWHGGIALKKIEKDYEEKLGVKYVANAKRDSAMTDLYVSNSNFCTHMYKKSFWYGGEILECGSPRNDILLNVKETVLQKVRQSLGIKPEERIVIYAPTYREGDQNIGSYELNYTKLLDTLKETFGGNWVAAVRLHPLVAEQSKYITYSNKVINASHYRDLYELMAAADVLITDYSNVMFEFSFMHKPVFLYALDQAIYEKERGFYFNYKELPYSKAASQEELLWQINTFQEKEYLKQVEMFLQQLKIYEKGNASKKVAERIYRILAEDSK; from the coding sequence ATGAGAAATAAAATAAAACGTTTCTTACCGGCTAATCTACTTTCCTTATTAAAGCATGGGAGATATCTGATTATTATATTTTTATTCCGTCTTTTTCATTTACTTCCCATAAGGAAAAGGCGTATTGTATTATGCAATGTGTGGGGCTTTGGTGATAATGCTAAGTATGTGGCGGAAGAGCTTAATAGACATCAAAAGGAAATAAATGATAAAAAGCTGCCTTATGAGATTATTTTTATAACGAATCATCCGTCACAGGCGTGTGCTCCCCAAGGAATAAAAGTATTTAAAACAAACACTCCAGCAGCTATACTTGCCCTTGCCACAGCCAGAGTGTGGGTGGACAATAACCGAAAGGAAAGCTATATCAGAAAGCGAAAAGGACAGTTTTATATTCAAACCTGGCATGGGGGAATTGCTCTTAAAAAAATTGAGAAAGATTATGAAGAAAAGCTCGGAGTTAAGTATGTTGCCAACGCAAAAAGAGACTCAGCTATGACAGATTTATATGTATCAAATAGCAATTTTTGTACCCATATGTATAAAAAAAGTTTTTGGTATGGTGGTGAAATTTTAGAATGCGGCAGCCCTAGAAATGATATTTTACTAAACGTGAAAGAAACAGTTCTTCAAAAGGTAAGGCAGAGTTTAGGAATAAAACCAGAAGAGCGAATTGTTATATATGCACCTACCTACCGGGAAGGTGACCAGAATATTGGCAGTTACGAACTGAATTATACCAAACTACTGGACACCTTAAAGGAGACCTTTGGCGGTAATTGGGTAGCAGCAGTACGGCTTCATCCCCTAGTAGCAGAGCAAAGTAAATATATTACGTATAGTAATAAGGTTATTAATGCGTCTCATTACAGGGATTTATATGAATTAATGGCCGCAGCAGATGTTTTAATTACTGACTATTCCAATGTTATGTTCGAATTCTCTTTTATGCATAAGCCAGTATTTTTATATGCTTTGGATCAGGCAATTTATGAGAAGGAGAGGGGCTTTTATTTCAATTATAAAGAGTTGCCTTATAGTAAAGCTGCTTCGCAGGAAGAGTTACTGTGGCAGATCAATACCTTCCAGGAGAAAGAGTATCTAAAACAAGTAGAGATGTTTTTACAGCAGCTTAAGATTTATGAAAAAGGAAATGCTTCAAAAAAAGTGGCTGAGCGTATATATAGGATTTTGGCTGAAGATAGTAAGTAG
- a CDS encoding glycosyltransferase family protein yields the protein MINKWKSILKIKGKGIYHNIQSTVEKKMVNYRLENYNTTVVINKKPEKIEKITFVIERMAKHSGGQTSILRLGTELSKLGYQVGYVVYKYQTKSDMEECARCNLSNYQGEMYTNKYLDKLKSDVVIASSWDTVAFAKGMKGYKMYFLQDYEPYFYPFGELFLLAQKTYEQGLHMVSLGSWNKEMVEKNCNIVSPLDCVEFPYERKEYPLSARNYQEYPKKKEIVLAVYLKYYGKRLPSITQYMLKRVKDEFLKDGITLSVKYFGEDKSFHTEAGENLGMLTKGKLLALYKKADFGMVASMSNVSLIPYEMLATGLPLIEFEDGTFSYFFPENSALLTSLDPMDLYKKLKDAILHPEVLKKMHETSYCYLETLSWEKTAKQFSDILKGIL from the coding sequence ATGATAAATAAGTGGAAGAGTATCCTAAAGATTAAAGGTAAGGGAATATACCATAATATACAGTCAACTGTTGAAAAAAAAATGGTGAATTACCGTTTAGAGAATTATAATACAACAGTTGTAATAAATAAAAAACCTGAAAAAATAGAAAAGATAACCTTCGTTATCGAACGCATGGCTAAGCATAGCGGCGGACAAACCTCTATTTTAAGGCTTGGTACAGAATTATCAAAGTTAGGTTATCAGGTGGGTTATGTAGTTTATAAATACCAGACAAAATCTGATATGGAGGAATGTGCAAGATGTAATTTAAGTAATTATCAGGGTGAGATGTATACCAATAAATATTTGGATAAGCTAAAATCGGATGTTGTAATAGCAAGTTCCTGGGATACAGTGGCTTTTGCAAAGGGAATGAAAGGGTATAAGATGTATTTTCTTCAGGATTATGAACCCTATTTTTATCCTTTTGGAGAACTGTTTTTGCTAGCTCAAAAAACGTATGAACAGGGGCTTCATATGGTGAGTCTTGGTTCCTGGAATAAAGAAATGGTTGAGAAAAATTGCAATATAGTATCTCCCTTGGATTGCGTTGAGTTTCCTTATGAGAGAAAAGAATATCCTTTGTCTGCCAGAAACTATCAGGAATATCCGAAGAAAAAAGAAATCGTACTGGCGGTATATTTAAAATACTATGGCAAAAGGCTGCCAAGTATAACTCAATACATGCTTAAACGGGTCAAGGATGAATTTTTAAAGGATGGTATAACTTTATCTGTAAAATATTTTGGTGAAGATAAAAGCTTTCATACGGAAGCTGGTGAGAACCTGGGTATGCTGACTAAAGGAAAACTTTTGGCTTTATATAAAAAGGCGGATTTCGGGATGGTTGCTTCTATGAGCAATGTTTCCTTAATTCCATATGAAATGCTTGCCACAGGCTTGCCGTTAATAGAATTTGAAGATGGTACGTTTTCATATTTTTTCCCTGAAAACAGCGCTCTTTTAACTTCTTTGGACCCTATGGATTTATATAAGAAACTAAAAGATGCTATATTACATCCGGAGGTACTTAAGAAGATGCATGAAACCTCTTATTGTTATCTTGAAACCTTAAGCTGGGAAAAGACGGCTAAGCAATTTTCTGATATATTGAAAGGGATTTTATAG
- a CDS encoding CDP-glycerol glycerophosphotransferase family protein, with protein MDIPSIKHKLKKAIKKVKKKMKKIIILLYRIEIKILPVNKKIIVFESNMGRNYTGNPKAVYEEMVRTGLDKKYRCYIILDNINTPIPGSAKKLRRTRVKYFFLMGIAGIWVSDSRMPKYIIKREGVHYIQTWHGTPLKKLALDMDSVNMAGDTNIERYKKNFYDNTRTWDYLISQNNYSTEIFKRAFAFDKKVLEIGYPRNDILFYGNNEAYISDIKQKFGLPEDKKILLYAPTWRDNEYYEKGSYKFSNAMDFDKLMEKLGEEYVCIVKYHYLVKENLDWSPYKGFVYEFNMCEDIAMLYLAADMLITDYSSVMFDYSLLRRPMLFFTYDLENYKDNLRGFYFDFLEEAPGPVVRTTEELIDSILEYKKDTYREKCEAFYTKYNHADNGKASEAVVELIQNI; from the coding sequence ATGGATATCCCAAGTATAAAACATAAGCTGAAAAAAGCGATTAAAAAAGTTAAGAAAAAAATGAAAAAAATTATTATTCTTTTATACAGAATAGAGATTAAAATTTTACCTGTTAATAAAAAGATAATAGTATTTGAAAGTAATATGGGGCGGAACTACACCGGAAACCCCAAGGCAGTATATGAAGAAATGGTCAGAACAGGTTTGGATAAAAAATATAGATGTTATATAATCTTAGACAACATAAACACACCAATTCCTGGAAGCGCCAAGAAGTTAAGGAGAACAAGGGTTAAGTATTTCTTTCTTATGGGCATAGCAGGAATATGGGTAAGTGATTCCCGAATGCCAAAGTATATTATAAAGCGCGAAGGGGTACATTACATTCAAACCTGGCATGGTACACCTTTAAAAAAACTTGCACTAGACATGGATTCGGTAAATATGGCGGGTGATACGAACATAGAACGCTACAAGAAGAATTTCTATGATAATACTAGAACTTGGGATTATCTGATTTCTCAAAACAACTATTCTACAGAAATATTTAAAAGGGCTTTTGCCTTCGATAAAAAGGTATTGGAGATAGGATATCCTCGTAATGATATCCTGTTTTATGGAAACAATGAAGCGTATATTAGTGACATAAAACAAAAATTTGGTCTTCCGGAAGATAAGAAAATTCTTCTTTATGCACCTACTTGGCGGGATAACGAATATTATGAAAAAGGATCCTATAAATTTAGTAATGCCATGGATTTTGATAAACTGATGGAGAAGCTGGGAGAAGAGTACGTATGCATAGTGAAGTATCATTATCTGGTGAAAGAAAATTTGGATTGGTCACCATATAAGGGGTTTGTGTACGAATTTAATATGTGTGAGGATATTGCCATGCTGTATTTGGCAGCAGATATGCTGATTACGGATTATTCCTCTGTCATGTTTGATTATTCCTTATTAAGAAGGCCAATGTTGTTTTTTACTTACGATTTGGAGAATTACAAAGACAATTTAAGAGGCTTTTATTTTGACTTCTTAGAGGAAGCCCCCGGACCAGTGGTACGTACTACGGAAGAATTAATTGATTCCATCCTTGAGTATAAGAAGGATACTTATAGAGAAAAATGTGAAGCCTTTTATACGAAATATAACCACGCTGACAATGGAAAAGCCTCAGAAGCAGTGGTTGAGTTAATACAGAACATATAA
- the tagD gene encoding glycerol-3-phosphate cytidylyltransferase → MKKVITYGTYDLIHVGHVNLLRRARELGDYLIVVLSSDEFNTIKHKTAYHSYEDRKIILEAIKYVDEVIPEYTWEQKIKDVVDNQVDIFVMGDDWKGQFDFLKEYCEVVYLPRTEGISTTKIKDDLNLGNKK, encoded by the coding sequence ATGAAAAAAGTAATAACATACGGAACCTATGATTTGATTCATGTGGGACATGTTAATTTGTTAAGAAGAGCAAGAGAATTGGGAGACTATTTAATCGTGGTATTATCCTCTGATGAATTTAATACTATAAAACATAAGACGGCATATCATTCCTATGAAGACAGAAAGATTATCTTAGAGGCGATTAAATATGTTGATGAGGTAATACCTGAATATACATGGGAGCAAAAGATTAAGGATGTGGTTGACAACCAAGTAGATATATTCGTAATGGGAGATGACTGGAAAGGTCAGTTTGACTTCTTAAAAGAGTATTGTGAGGTTGTATATTTGCCGAGGACAGAAGGGATATCAACAACAAAGATTAAGGATGATTTGAATTTAGGAAATAAAAAATAG
- a CDS encoding HPr family phosphocarrier protein, which translates to MVSSKVVVKNPTGLHLRPAGVLCKTAIEFHSKISIRFKEATANAKSVLGVLGACIKSGDEIELICEGEDEEEALTTLVKAIESGLGEELPDETGR; encoded by the coding sequence ATGGTAAGTAGTAAGGTTGTGGTCAAGAATCCTACTGGTCTGCATTTGCGTCCGGCGGGAGTATTGTGTAAAACGGCTATTGAATTCCATTCAAAGATTAGCATTAGGTTCAAAGAAGCAACAGCCAATGCGAAAAGTGTTCTAGGTGTGCTTGGAGCATGTATCAAATCAGGTGATGAAATAGAACTGATATGCGAAGGTGAAGATGAAGAAGAGGCACTTACAACTCTTGTGAAAGCCATAGAAAGTGGCCTTGGTGAAGAACTGCCGGATGAAACAGGCAGGTAA